The Pseudoxanthomonas sp. SL93 genome segment TGCCGGGCGTCGTTGCGCGATGCCATTGCCGTGCCTGGGCGGGGCCGGCGCTGGGCGTGCCATCCGCCAGTTGCCTGAATTCCCACCCCGCATCCAGCACGCGTTCGCTTACCGGCTGCGCCATTGCCTGCACGGACGCCGCAATCAGCGCGAGGATGCAGAGCACACGCACCGACCATCCGCGGCAAGGAATGCGGCCCGCCTTGTGCGTGATGAAGCGCGGCATGTGGACTCCCCGGTTGATGGTCGATGCTTGCATTGTTCGACGACGGCGCATGTAGAGCTCGCCTGCCGGCCCATTGGCATCTTGCGAATATGCCCTGATTGGATCGATCCAATTGGATGGTTAAGATGTAGCACGCCGTGCCCGATGGCGCATGCTGCTGCGCAGCAGAACGCACTCGCACGGATGGCCGGCCCGGCCCGCGATCCCTCCACCACCTCGGGTGACCGGTCCCGCAGGCGTGTGCTAGCTTCCCCGAATTCGACCGATCCAAAAGGGTGCAGGATGGACATGCGTCACGCGACGAAGCTCTTGATACTGGCGGGTTTCGCGGCATGCACGATGGCGGTGGCCGGCAGTGCGTCGGCGGCGACGGCGGATGTCGGCGAGGCCGCATACGAGGCGGTCGACCCCTTCATCGGCACGGGCGGCGAAGGACACACCTACCCCGGCGCCACGGTTCCGTACGGCATGGTGCAGCTGTCGCCCGACACCCGCATCCAGCCACGCAAGGATGGCTACGGCTGGGCCGCGGGCTACCGCTACGACGACACCACCATCGTCGGTTTCTCGCACACGCATTTTTCCGGCACCGGTCATTCCGACCTGGGCGACCTGCTGCTGATGCCCACCACCGGCGAACTGAAACTCGAGCGCGGCGACCCCGACAAGCCCGGCAGCGGTTACACCTCGCGTTTCCGCCACGCCACCGAAACCGCCCAGCCCGGCTACTACGCCGTCACCCTGGACGACCACGACGTGCGCGTCGAACTTACCGCCAGCCCGCGCGCAGGCATGCACCGCTACCACTTCCCTGCCGGCAAGCCCGGGCATGTGGTGCTGGACCTGCGCACCAGCATGTACGACTACCCTGGCAAGGTCTTGTGGTCGCGCGTGCGCGTGCGCGCCGACGGCACGGTCACCGGCTTCCGTGAAACGCGCGGCTGGGCGCCGGGCCGCCAGCTGTATTTCGCCCTGCGCTTCTCGCAGCCGGTCACCGGCCATGCGCTGCACAACACCGAACAGGACATCCCGTACAAGGGATTTCCGCCGCCCGGCGAGAAAGACCCGCGCCAGCGCGCGCAGATCGAAGGCCGGCAGCTGGTCGCGGCATTCGACCTCGCCCCGGGCGCCGGCAAACCCGTGCTGGTCAAGGTGGCCATCTCGCCGGTCAGCGAAGACAACGCCATCGCCAACCTGGATGCCGAATCGCCCGGCTGGGATTTCGATGGCATGCGCGCCGCCGCGAGGCAGCAGTGGCGCGATGCGCTCGGTGCGGTGGATGCGCAGGGCGACGCGGCGCAGCGCACCCGCTTCTACACCGCCCTTTACCACACGCTGCTCGGCCCTACGCTGTTCATGGACAGTGACGGCCGTTACCGCGGCCCCGACAATGCCGTGCACCAGGCTAAGGGCTGGACCAACTATTCCACGTTCTCCCTGTGGGACACCTATCGCGCCCTGCATCCGCTGGCCACGCTGGTGCAGCCGCCGCAGCGCACGAACGACTTCGTCAATTCCCTGCTGGCCGCGCGTCGCGAGAGTCCGTATGGCGTACTGCCGGTGTGGTCGTTCCATGGGCAGGAGACGTGGTGCATGATCGGTTACCACGCGGTGCCGGTGATCGCCGATGCCTACATGAAGGGCATCCGCGGCTACGACGCCGAGGAAGCGCTGCAGGCGATGTTGGCCAGCGCCAACTACGGGCCGTACGACGGCATCGCGCAGTACCGCGAGCTGGGCTACGTGCCCATCGACGAGGAAGGCGAAGCCGCCAGCAAGACCCTGGAATACGCCTTCGACGACTGGACCGTGGCGCAGATGGCGCGGGCGATGGGCAAGGCCGATGTCGCGGCGACCTTCGAGAAGCGCGCCGCCAACTGGAAGCATGCGTTCGATCCCGGCACCGGCTTCATGCGCGCGCGCAAGCGCGATGGCAGCTTCCGCACGCCGTTCGACCCCAGCGCCAGTGGCTACGGCACCGACTACACCGAAGGCAATGCGTGGCAGTACTCGTGGTACGTGCCGCAGGACGTCGCCGGCCTGGCGGCGGCGCATGGCGGCGACGATGCGCTGCTGGCGCGGCTGGACGCGGTGTTCGATGCGAAGGTGGATGCGTCCGTGTTCGCGCACATGGAGGACATCACCGGCCTGATCGGCTGGTATGCGCACGGCAACGAACCCAGCCACCACGTGGCCTACCTGTACGCCTACGCCGGCCAGCCCTGGCGCACCCAAGCACGCTTGCAGCGGATCATGGCCACGCAGTACGCGGCGCGCCCGGACGGGCTGGCGGGCAATGACGACCTCGGCCAGATGTCGGCGTGGTACGTGTTCACCGCACTTGGGTTCTATCCGGTCACGCCGGGCAGCAACCAGTACATCATCGGCCGCCCCTTCCTGCCGCGCGCGACGCTGCACCTGCCCAACGGCAAGCACTTCACGATCATCGCCGACGGGCTGGACGACGCGCATGCCTACGTGGGCAGCGCGAGCCTCAACGGCAAGCCGCTGACACGCGCGTACCTGACCCATGACGAGATCCTCGCCGGTGGTGAACTGCGCTTCGTGATGCAGGCCGAACCGGACACCACCTGGGCCACGGATCCCGCCCAGCGGCCATACTCGATGTCCCGCTAGCGCGGGTTCACGGCATCCAGCGTCGCGCGAAGCGCACTGACGCGCGCCGGATCGGTTTCCGACCAGTCCGGCGCCAGTCCGTGCAACGCCGGATTGTGGAAGGCCATCGAGGAAACGCGCGCCGCCTTGGCCGAGGCATGGAATTCGCGTGCACCGGTCAGTGTCGCCAGCGCGGCGACATTGCCGGCATCGATGCCGGCGCCCGGCATCACCGTCACGCGGCCCGCGGCCTGGCGCACCAGGGCAGCGATGCGGTCCGCGCCTTCCATCGCCGTGGCCTGCCCGCCTGACGTCAGCACGCGCTGGCAACCCAGGGCGATCACCTGTTCCAGCGCCTGCGCCTGATCACGTGCCGCGTCGAAGGCGCGGTGGAACGTCACCTGCAACGACCCCGCTGCGGCGACCAGTCGCTCGCACAACGGCAGGTCGATGCCGCCATCGGCCTGCAGCGCGCCGATCACCACTCCATCGCAGCCCAGCCGTACGCACATCTCGATGTCGCGCAGCATCGCCTCGGTGTCGCGCGCGTCGTAGAGGAAATCCCCCGCGCGTGGCCTCACCAGCACGAACAACGGAATCCGCATGTGCTCGCGCGCCAGCGCCAGCGTGCCGTAGGACGGCGTGGTGCCGCCGGACGACAGGCCTTCGCACAGTTCCACCCGGTCGGCGCCGGCTGCCTGCGCCGCCAGCGCGGAACCCAGCGAACCCGCGGCGATCTCGAGCGTCAGCGCGTTGCGCCCGCTCATGCGTTTTCGCCGTAGACAGCGTCGGATGGCAACAACGCGTCCTGCGTCCGTGCGTCGCAGACCGCGTAGACGAACCCCTGGTGCAGCGCGAACGCGCCCACTTCACCATGCCTGTTCAACGCCAGGAAACAGACCTGCAACGACCTGCTAGCTTGCGGCCGCTTGCGCACCACCCGCTCGATGGCTTCCCGGCACGCCTCCATCGGCGAACGACCCTGCCGCATCAGTTCCACCACCAGGAAGCTCGCCGCGTTGCGGATCATTTCCTCGCCCACGCCCGAAGCCGTGGCGGCGCCCACGTCGTTGTCCACGTACAGGCCCGCGCCGATGATGGGGCTGTCGCCCACCCGACCGTGCAGCTTCCACGCCATGCCGCTGGTGGTACACGCCCCCGCGAGGCGTCCGTGGCGGTCGATCGCCAGCATGCCGAGCGTGTCGTGGTTGTCGCGGTCGCCCGGCCGCTGCCTGCGCTCGGCATTGATCTCCGGCTTGTACTCGGCGCGCGCACGCCACTCGCGCCATGCCTGTTCCGCCTGCGGCGTCAGCAGGCGTTGTTTCTCGAAGCCCTGTTCCACCGCGAACTGCTGCGCGCCATCGCCGACCAGCATCACGTGAGGCGTTTTCTCCATCACGCGCCGCGCCACGCTGATGGGGTGGTCGATGTCCTCCAGTGCCGCCACAGCGCCACAGCGGCCATCGCCATCCATGATGCTGGCGTCCAGGGTCAGGATGCCGTCGCGATCAGGATTGCCGCAGCGGCCAACCGTGGGATTGCACAGGTCCGTCTCGGCCCAGCGCGCACCCTGTTCGACGGCATCGAGAGCACCACCACCCGCCGCCAGGACCTTCCACGCCGACTGGTTGGCCTGCACGCCGAAATCCCAGGTGGACACCACGCGCGCGCCCACCGCCGTCTCGTTCGCCGGCTGTCCCGCCAGCCGGGCGGACAATGCCAGTGCGCCTGCCGACAGCGTCGCCTGGCCAAGGAATCTTCTTCTGCCGTTCATGCCTGCTCCTCAGGTATCGGTTCGACGCGCGCCAGCCGCGCGGGCCAATGCGTGCGCGCATGCATCGCGGCACCCACCAGTCCCAGTTGCCCATGGTCGATGCGCCACAACGGGGGTGGCGTACGCGCGCCGGTGAACTTTTCCGCATAGCGCCGTGCGAAGTCGCCCTGGTGCAGGAACGGCGCGATGTGGCGGGTCACGCCGCCGGCCAGGTAGGCCTGCCGCGCGCCAACGGTCAGCACCAGATCACCGACCAGGCTGCCAAGCCATCCGCAGAACACATCCAGCGTCTCCCGTGCCAGCGCGTCATCGCCCTGGGCGGCGGCCTCCACCAGCGGCGCGACGTGGCGCCAGCGCGGCACGGCGCCGCGCAGGTCGGCCAGCGCGTCATACAGATGCATCAAACCGGTGCCGGACAGGACGCGTTCGTTGTCCACGTGCGGCCAGCGCCGGGACAGACGTTGCAGCACTTCGAGTTCGGTCGCGGTACCGGCGGCCAGCGCAGCGTGGCCGGCTTCGCTCAGCAACACCTCGCGCCCCTCCGCATCCAGGCACAGCGCCGCGCCCATGCCGGTGCCCGGCCCCAGCACGAGGGCGGGCGACTGCATGCCGGGATCGTCCTGTGCGGTCAGCGGCACCAGCAGGCTGCGCCGCACGCCGGGGATGGCGCGCGCGACGGCCTCGAAATCGTTGATCACCTGCAGCGACGCCAACCCGGCGTCATGCGCCGTGCGCCGTACCGACACTTCCCACGGCAGGTTGGCGTTGACCAGGCGGTCGCCGTCGAGAAACCCTGCGATGGCGACCACCGCGGACCGCACCCGCACGCCGGGCTGCAGCGCGTGCAAGCGCCGCAGGTAGTCATGCAGGATGGCGCCGAGCGAAGCGTGCTCCGCACCGCGACAGGTTTCCACGTCGTGCACGTCGATCGCACCGTCGGCACGCGCCCAGCCCAGTCGCGCATGCGTGCCGCCCACATCGGCCACCAGGCAGGCATCGATCAGGGACTGCGCAAACTCCATGGAAAGCTCGTCGGCGACCGCATCGGCATCGGGAAGGCCGCACTATACGATTGTCTTGGATCGGTTCAAAACATTCGACGCCCCGCGCGGTTGGATACCGCGGTAGCGCCGCCGCCGGACACTGTCGTCGCGTGATGCGAACACACAGGACGGGCACCAGGGCGCGACGCGTTGAGCCTGCAGCGCCGCTAATCGCCGAACATCACCACACTGTTGCCCGCCGGCAGTTCGCGCTCGCGCGTTGGCTCGCCGTCACCGCGCGGGACCCAGGGAACGCTGCCAACATCACCGATGCGCATGTAGCGGCCCAGTGAACGGAAGCGGTCGATGGCGAATGGCAGGCCTTCGCTGCCCAGCGCGCTGGCGGCGTCGGCCAGGTTGAAGTGCAGCTGCGGGTTGGACGCGCTGCCCGTGAAACCCACCTCGGCGATCTTCTGTCCCCTGCGCACGCGTTGCCCGGCTAAGACGCGCGTGCTGCCCGGACGCAGGTGACCGTAGTGCGCGAAGCGTCCACCGCCCAGGTCGAGCACGACGGTGTTGCCGCCGCCGGTGGCGAGCGCGTGGTCGGAGCGTTCGCTAAGGCGTCGCCGTTCCGGCAGGCCGTCGCGCACGCTCGCGACCGTCGCGTCGGCAACGGCCAGCACGTCTTCGCCATGGCTGTAGGCCTGCGCGACGGAATCGCCAGCGCGGGCTGACTTGCGGCCCTGCGCATCCAGCTTCACCCAGTCGACCGCAAAGCGTCCGGGCGTGCGCGCCTTGCCATCGATGGCATAGAGCACGCGACGATGACCCCGCTCCCACGCGGGATCGTGGATCGCGATCCACGGGCCGCCGCGCAGTGGCGGACCCAGCGTCATCGCAGGTTCGCGCTCGACGGCCACCCTGGCGCCTTCCACGCGGGACGCATCGCCTTCATCGGCGGCTGCGCGGTAGTCGATGCGATGCATCAGGGCGGCGGGCATGGCGGTGCCGGGAGGCAAAGCCAGTTCGAAGAACACGATCCCGCGACGCCCCGGCTCGATCGGCGCGCCGGCCGTCGCCTTCCATTGCAGGCCGGAGCGGTCCAGCTGCCGTTCCAGCGCGTCGCCTTCGAACGTGGCCAGCAGGGTGCCCGACGCGGCATCGAGCACCTCGACACGCACCGGGTCCAGCGACTGCCGCGAGAAGTTGCTCAGGTGCAGTTCGTAGAACAGGCGCGTCTGCCCGTCGATGGCGACCGGCGTGGGCGGCATGGGCACGTGCAGGTCGAAGGATTCCTGCAGCGTCTGCGCCTGCACGGGCGTGGCCAGCCACAGCAGGCAGAGGGACGCATACAGGCGGAACAGGTTGGGGGGCGTCATGCGTTCGACAGTCCGGACCAGGAGCTTGCCATGCTACGCATCGCCGTCAGGCAACCACGTTCGTCCCGCCGCTTCTTTGCCACGGCATGGCGCAAGGAAGGTTCGTGATGACGGTTCGTGCCCTTCTTGACCGCCGAACCGATCTCTGATTAAAGTCAGGTAATGAAAGACATGCAGATTGATGCCGTCCGCCGGTTCAACCGCGCGGTCACCCGCCGCATCGGCGTACTGACGGATAACTACCTGGGGCGTGACCGGCCGTGGGCGGAGTCGCGCCTGATCTTCGAGGTGGGCCGAGATGGCGCCGATGTCCGCACGTTGCGCGAACGGCTCGCCCTGGATTCGGGTTACCTCAGCCGCCTGCTCCGTTCGCTGGAGGCGCAAGGCCTGGTGGCATCGCAGGCCGCGAAACACGATGCCCGCGTGCGCCGGGTGTCGTTGACGGCGAAAGGCATCCGCGAGTGGAAGGTCCTGGAAGCCCGCTCGGACGACATCGCCTCGATGCTGCTGGCGCCCTTGAGCGATGCGCAACGCCAGCGGCTGCTGGACGCCATGGCCGATGTCGCCCGGTTGCTCAGCGCCAGCGCGGTGACGGTCGAACCGGCGGATCCCGCAGGTGCCGAGGCGCGTGCCTGCATCGATGCCTACGTGCAGGAACTGGAACAACGCCTCGGCATCGCGTTCGACCCCACGCGCGGCCCCACCGCCAAGGCCGATGAACTGACGCCGCCGAACGGCATCTTCCTGCTGGCCCGCCTCGACGGGGTGCCTATCGGATGCATCGGCCTGAAGGTCATCGGCAAGGGCGTTGGCGAGATCAAGCGCATGTGGGTGGATCCGACCTGCCGTGGCCTGGGCGTCGCCCGTCGGCTGCTGGCCGCCGCGGAAACGCATGCCGCCGAGATGGCGCTGCGCCGCCTGCGGTTGGACACGAGCAATCGCCAGGAAGAGGCGCTCAGCCTGTATCGCCACAGTGGTTACCGCGAGATCGCGCCCTACAACGACAACCCGTACGCCAGCTACTGGTTCGAAAAACGCCTGGGCACGAAACGCACCCCGGCCTAGCGTCGCCACCGACATCAGCTCCGCCGCCCTTCAACGAGCCGCCGCATGCATCGCATCGTTCTTCTCCTCCTGCTCATGCTCGGCACGCTGGGCGCCACACACGCACACGCGTGTCCCGCCGGTGTCTACACGTCGGCGGCCGGTGATTTCGTGGTGCTGGTGCCGGTGCCGACCATCCCCTCCCCCGGGTTGCGCTATCTGTTCCGCGACGGTCGCCGCGGCAGCACGCTCGACGCCGATGCACCGCTCCAATGCGAGCAGGGCAAGGTCTCCGTGCGCGCGACGGACATCCCGGCAACACCGTGGTCACGGTTGCCGCTGGTCGAAACCGATGCGACGTTCTCCAGCCTGGGCACGGCGCTGGCAGGCCGGCTGATCGAGCCGCGGATCGCCGACGCGCACCTTCCCCTGGTGGTGATGGTGCACGGATCGGAACGCAGCCCTGCGCTTGCCAGTCCGTACGCCTACGCGCTGGCCGCGCAGGGCATCCGGGTATTCGTGTACGACAAGCGCGGGACTGGTGCCTCGCAGGGCGAGTA includes the following:
- a CDS encoding GH92 family glycosyl hydrolase, with the translated sequence MRHATKLLILAGFAACTMAVAGSASAATADVGEAAYEAVDPFIGTGGEGHTYPGATVPYGMVQLSPDTRIQPRKDGYGWAAGYRYDDTTIVGFSHTHFSGTGHSDLGDLLLMPTTGELKLERGDPDKPGSGYTSRFRHATETAQPGYYAVTLDDHDVRVELTASPRAGMHRYHFPAGKPGHVVLDLRTSMYDYPGKVLWSRVRVRADGTVTGFRETRGWAPGRQLYFALRFSQPVTGHALHNTEQDIPYKGFPPPGEKDPRQRAQIEGRQLVAAFDLAPGAGKPVLVKVAISPVSEDNAIANLDAESPGWDFDGMRAAARQQWRDALGAVDAQGDAAQRTRFYTALYHTLLGPTLFMDSDGRYRGPDNAVHQAKGWTNYSTFSLWDTYRALHPLATLVQPPQRTNDFVNSLLAARRESPYGVLPVWSFHGQETWCMIGYHAVPVIADAYMKGIRGYDAEEALQAMLASANYGPYDGIAQYRELGYVPIDEEGEAASKTLEYAFDDWTVAQMARAMGKADVAATFEKRAANWKHAFDPGTGFMRARKRDGSFRTPFDPSASGYGTDYTEGNAWQYSWYVPQDVAGLAAAHGGDDALLARLDAVFDAKVDASVFAHMEDITGLIGWYAHGNEPSHHVAYLYAYAGQPWRTQARLQRIMATQYAARPDGLAGNDDLGQMSAWYVFTALGFYPVTPGSNQYIIGRPFLPRATLHLPNGKHFTIIADGLDDAHAYVGSASLNGKPLTRAYLTHDEILAGGELRFVMQAEPDTTWATDPAQRPYSMSR
- a CDS encoding copper homeostasis protein CutC encodes the protein MSGRNALTLEIAAGSLGSALAAQAAGADRVELCEGLSSGGTTPSYGTLALAREHMRIPLFVLVRPRAGDFLYDARDTEAMLRDIEMCVRLGCDGVVIGALQADGGIDLPLCERLVAAAGSLQVTFHRAFDAARDQAQALEQVIALGCQRVLTSGGQATAMEGADRIAALVRQAAGRVTVMPGAGIDAGNVAALATLTGAREFHASAKAARVSSMAFHNPALHGLAPDWSETDPARVSALRATLDAVNPR
- a CDS encoding N(4)-(beta-N-acetylglucosaminyl)-L-asparaginase; the encoded protein is MNGRRRFLGQATLSAGALALSARLAGQPANETAVGARVVSTWDFGVQANQSAWKVLAAGGGALDAVEQGARWAETDLCNPTVGRCGNPDRDGILTLDASIMDGDGRCGAVAALEDIDHPISVARRVMEKTPHVMLVGDGAQQFAVEQGFEKQRLLTPQAEQAWREWRARAEYKPEINAERRQRPGDRDNHDTLGMLAIDRHGRLAGACTTSGMAWKLHGRVGDSPIIGAGLYVDNDVGAATASGVGEEMIRNAASFLVVELMRQGRSPMEACREAIERVVRKRPQASRSLQVCFLALNRHGEVGAFALHQGFVYAVCDARTQDALLPSDAVYGENA
- a CDS encoding glucokinase is translated as MEFAQSLIDACLVADVGGTHARLGWARADGAIDVHDVETCRGAEHASLGAILHDYLRRLHALQPGVRVRSAVVAIAGFLDGDRLVNANLPWEVSVRRTAHDAGLASLQVINDFEAVARAIPGVRRSLLVPLTAQDDPGMQSPALVLGPGTGMGAALCLDAEGREVLLSEAGHAALAAGTATELEVLQRLSRRWPHVDNERVLSGTGLMHLYDALADLRGAVPRWRHVAPLVEAAAQGDDALARETLDVFCGWLGSLVGDLVLTVGARQAYLAGGVTRHIAPFLHQGDFARRYAEKFTGARTPPPLWRIDHGQLGLVGAAMHARTHWPARLARVEPIPEEQA
- a CDS encoding M23 family metallopeptidase; protein product: MTPPNLFRLYASLCLLWLATPVQAQTLQESFDLHVPMPPTPVAIDGQTRLFYELHLSNFSRQSLDPVRVEVLDAASGTLLATFEGDALERQLDRSGLQWKATAGAPIEPGRRGIVFFELALPPGTAMPAALMHRIDYRAAADEGDASRVEGARVAVEREPAMTLGPPLRGGPWIAIHDPAWERGHRRVLYAIDGKARTPGRFAVDWVKLDAQGRKSARAGDSVAQAYSHGEDVLAVADATVASVRDGLPERRRLSERSDHALATGGGNTVVLDLGGGRFAHYGHLRPGSTRVLAGQRVRRGQKIAEVGFTGSASNPQLHFNLADAASALGSEGLPFAIDRFRSLGRYMRIGDVGSVPWVPRGDGEPTRERELPAGNSVVMFGD
- a CDS encoding helix-turn-helix domain-containing GNAT family N-acetyltransferase, coding for MQIDAVRRFNRAVTRRIGVLTDNYLGRDRPWAESRLIFEVGRDGADVRTLRERLALDSGYLSRLLRSLEAQGLVASQAAKHDARVRRVSLTAKGIREWKVLEARSDDIASMLLAPLSDAQRQRLLDAMADVARLLSASAVTVEPADPAGAEARACIDAYVQELEQRLGIAFDPTRGPTAKADELTPPNGIFLLARLDGVPIGCIGLKVIGKGVGEIKRMWVDPTCRGLGVARRLLAAAETHAAEMALRRLRLDTSNRQEEALSLYRHSGYREIAPYNDNPYASYWFEKRLGTKRTPA